Sequence from the Notamacropus eugenii isolate mMacEug1 chromosome 6, mMacEug1.pri_v2, whole genome shotgun sequence genome:
ACCTACCATGGCTTCCTGCCATCCCCCAGGGGCCTTCCTCACAGGACCCTGAGCCCTCAGCAAGGGCTACAAAACCGCCTGAGGGTCAGCCACATCAGACTGGACTTGGAGCTGGGTGGGGGCTGGGGTAGGAGGAGGTTCGGAGAGAGGGGCCCCAAGGGAGGCCAGAGAGCAAGTTCCCCATGCCCCGCCCCCAACTCAGGTCCCACCTCCAGGGGCCTaaagggagatggggagggggagaccaGGGCGGGCACCCAGGCCCCGCCCCCAGCTCCaggctgcccctccccctcccgccCAGGAgcggagaggggagggagggagggggaggggaggggaggggaggggaggggaggggaggggaggggagggggaggggaggggagggagggggaagggagggggaggggcagcgGAAGCGGCTCACCCGCGGCCCGGCCTCCCTGCTCGGGGACACGTCGGCTCGCGTGGCCCGGCTGGCGCTGGCCGTGGGCACCAGCGGTCCGCCATGAGGCCTGGCCTCCAGCAGCACCGCCTTAACGGACGAGGTGCCCAGGTCGAGGCCCAGCACGAAGCCGCCCTGACCGTCGCCGCCCGCAGCCGCCATGGCACCACCCAGGCTGATCGCACGGCACAGGCGCAGGCGCAGTCTGACGGGCGAGGGGCTGCGCAGGCGCAGTCTGGCGGAAGAGCGGCGGCGCAGGCGCAGACCGCCCcagggggcggggggcgggggtaATGGGCGTGGCCAGACTGGACTTTTCTCCTTTCATTGGCCGGCCGGCCGAGGGGCGGGGCCGTTACGTCACACCCGGGCGGCCCCAAGTAGCCGCTGGGCAGCTGAGGTGGATCTTCTTGCGCTGGTCACGGGCTGGTGGTTCCTCTCCTTTGCCCAGCTCCCTGGTGAGTGGGTGCAGCGGCTCCGGGCACTCCCGGCGTGCCCCGCCAGGCCCCTCAGGACAGCCGGAGTTCCAGTGTGGCGGGCTCCCAAGGCGGGAGGGGGAGGGCGAAGGCGAGTGATGGAGCGCCTGGCGTCGGGCCGGCGTCCAGCCTGGCGGGAGGTGTGGGGGGGACCGGCGACTGTGTGCGGCGCGGGAGTGGGGCAGGCGGACCCTGGCCTCCCTCTCCAGCCTCCAGATGTTTGCCCCTCACTGGGCCGAGAGTGGGCGGTACCCGGCACTGCAGGCGGCCCAGCGGGGTTGCCCCTCGGACCTGAGAACCCGCCACCCCTCCCCCCGTGGGCCCTTAGCCTTCGTGGAGGAGGGGGCTGGGAGGGGGCAGCCCCTGACGCCCTCCCCCGCTCCAGGCCAGAAGATGCCTGGGTGGTCGCGGCCCTGGTCCTGGTGGTGGCTCCTCTTGGTGTCTGAGCTCTGGGGAGCGTGCGGTGAGTGGGGCGAGGGCTGCCTGGCTCCTTCTGGGGGGTCgagctttcccctccccctttctcccaggCTGGAGGGGCGGGAGGTTCAGAGGAGGAAGTCGGACAGGGTGGGGGCTGGGCTGGACAGGTGGGGGGGCCGGGCGGTCAGTCTGGGGGGGGCTGGGCGGTCAGTCTGGGGGGGGCCGGGCGGTCAGTCTGGGGGGCTTCTCCTCTGGGCTGAGGACAgacgcgggggggggggggtgtcgcAGCTCGGGGGGGCCCCCCCAGGCCCTTCCCTGGCGCCAGCTTGCTGTTGTTATCCCCCTTATCTGATCCATCAGGCTCCACTGTGAGCCTGGCTGCCCCTCGGATGGTGAGCCTGCAGAAGGGCGACTCCAGAAACGTCACGGTCACTCTGGGGTGAGTGTCAGCCCCCTCCTGGAGGGTTGCCTACGTGGGGGGCAACAGTATGAGCCAGTGTGGGTGGGGCGAGGAGGGAGCAggtcctcctctctctctgctcccactCACCCCCCAAGGTTCAAGCAGAGGAGTGGGAACTTGGGGGGCCCACCCCAgggctcctccctcccccttcccttccctctgacTCACCAGAAATCTTCTGTGTGCAGTGTAGACAGTCTAGTGGGTCAATGGCAGGGCCAAGGGAGGGTTCCAGGATGGGAGATGACCTTGGTCTTGTCCTTCCCAGGGCTCCACTGGACGTAGCCTCGGTGGTAACACTGGACATCCTCTACGTTTCCAAAAACAAGACCATCCTTGAGTTTCCTCCTGAAGTAAGTATCTTATctgctttgggaggagttttccCTGGGGAACCCCCTCCCTTGAAGTTGTGGGCcaaagctgcatgggcaggggtCTCTGTCACCTCCCGCAGGTCGAGGTGCCATCTGGGCACAAGGTTTGCTTTTTCTCCGTGACTGGGCTAGACGTGGGTCAGGTGACTCTGCTCCTGCGCATTGACCGCTCCAACCAGACCAGGTGAGCGCTGCCAGGAGACCAGGCAGTGGGGGGGCTGCCCTCAGGTCCCTaccccccctcccctgccctcacAGTGGGGCCCAATTCCTTCACAGGACCCTTGTCCACTTCCTGGTGTTCCGCAGTCGGGTTTTGGATTGGCTCAGCCGCATCATTGGGTGGATCTACTTTGTGGCCTGGTCCATCTCCTTCTACCCACAGGTGTTTGAAAACTGGAGACGTAAAAGGTAAAGGCGCAGGGGGTGGACAGTTCAGTGCCGAGGATGGTCAGGACTCTACCCACATCATGTTTTAGAGACAAACGAATAAGGGAGTGGTGCCCCCCCCACCCAACACACAAGCACGTGTTCACATCTGCCATGTTGGAAGGAGGGATCCCCGAGGTTGGGGACAGGGGGCCCCAGAGAAGGTCCGTGGCCACCCTGTCTGCTCCTGCATCAGGGCAGTGATCACTTGCCCCAGGGCTCACACAGTCCATGCAGGTCCTGGGCTGGGAGGCCATgcctctgcccctccctcccaTTTGTTTGGATCCTATAGTCACGACATccagaagggggggggggggggtcttccCAGGGAGCATGCTGTCTGGTGGCAGTGGGCAGGAGGCAAGGCTGCTGCTTGGCACTCCTTGTTGGACCCAGTGGCCCCTGGGCTCTGCATGTGAAGTTCTCTGCCCATCGTCTTGCAGCGTGGTTGGCCTGAGCTTTGATTTCATCGCCCTGAACCTCACAGGCTTCATAGCATACTCTGTGTTCAACGTCGGCCTCTTCTGGGTACCCTACATCAAGGTGAGGTCCAGGATCCTCCATCCCAGGGGGTCACCACGGGGCCACACTACCCCGCCGCTCACATCCCCTCTgctcccgccccccccccccccccaggagcaGTTTCTGCATGAACATCCCACTGGTGTGAACCCTGTGGACAGCAATGACGTCTTTTTCAGCCTTCATGCCGTGGTCCTCACCCTCGTGGTCATTGGGCAGTGTTGTTTATATGAGGTGGGTGAGGAGTCGCTACTGTCCTTAGCATGACCTGAAGCTGGCATCtaacctgccccccccccccccccccacaggtgACTGCCTCAGATACAACTCAGCCCCAGGACAGGAGAGGCAGGGCAGCCCTGGCTAGGCACAGGCTCTGGCTGGCGGGGCCTGGACAGGCCCACGGCCATACTCCCCCAAGACATGTCTGGGTTCCATATCTGGCTAgtaggtggggtgggggggtgtcaGCATGGGATTCCTGCCTGGGCCTCAGCAGTGCCGACTCTTTGACGAGAGGAGATACTCTGAGGGGCCATCTGGCCTCTGGGCATCTCCAAGGACCAAGCCACCGCTCACACAAGCAGGGCATTGTGTTGGCCTCCCCAGGCTCTCCCCCACACTTGCTACTTCTCAAGGCACATCCCAGGCAGGTTCTCCTGTCCCTCTCACGTATGTCCATCCTTAGGCCTCCCTCAGAGCTTTGTACAGGGGGGCCAGGCCCATGGGAGGGGGGACACTGGGCCCACGTGGGGATCCTCACACCATCCCTGCTCAGTGACACCCCTGTCTGTCCCCTCAGAGAGGCAGCCAGAAAGTATCCTGGGCCTCCATGGGCTTCTTGCTGCTGTCCTGGTTCTTTGCCATCGCCATGATGTTTGTGGCCCTCGGCGGGGCAATCAGCTGGCTGCAGTTTCTCTTCTGCTTCTCCTACATCAAGCTTGCAGTCACACTGATCAAGTACTTCCCACAGGTAGAGACTGGGCCTCTGCTGCTGCGGGGGAGACGGACAGATGCATGGGAGGCCCACTGGGGAGGCCAGGGGAGCCTgtgagggcagggagggggcctcaGGAGGAAggatttggccaaatggaagaagtCTTGGGAAGTCAGAAAGCAGGTGCGCGTTGGTAGGGAGGGACACGTGAAGGGGGGGCCTTTGGACCTGTCCAGTCTACATGTCCACATGCCACGGGACAGGGCCCGGGAAGGGAGGGCCCTCCCCCATCCCCGTGGACACTGGCTTAGGACTGGCCTTCTCGCCCTCTCTGCATCTGTCTGTCCCTCCACGTCTCAGGCGTGTCTGAACTTTCGCCGAAAGAGCACGGAGGGTTGGAGCATTGGCAATGTGCTCTTGGATTTCACAGGAGGCTTCTTCAGCCTACTCCAGATGTTTGTCCAGTCCTACAACAATGGTGAGTGACCAGGCCGGCCTGGCGGGGGATTGGAAGCAGCCTCAGACCAGCAGGCAGTGCACGCTTACAtgcctttttatcttttgtttttaacatttttaaaaacttctgagttccaaatttcaccCTCCTTGCCTTGAGACAcaagtgtgcatttagggtttaCACATCAGTCCTGCCCACGGCCGGGGCCAGGAGCCATCCTAGGGAGCCATGGTCCTCAGAGCTTCCCTCCAGGTCGCATGTCACCTCATGGGGGTGCATCAAGCACAGGGTTCTGGGCTGCGCCAGGTGCAGGGTTGGGGGGATTCTGAACACAAACAGCCTGGAGACTCGGGTCTAGCTGGCATGCCCAAGGGGGAGCCTAATGCAGGGCCTTTGATGCCAGGGTAACCCCGTCCCAGCACCCCCCAGGCAGGACAAGGTCAGAATCAGACTGACTGAGAGGAGAGCagaccctccccacccctcccactCCTACTGACAGGAAGTGGAGAGAAAGTCACAGGAGGGAGCTGGGGGGGAAGGACCAAGCCAGTCCCTCCCTTACTGCTACTGAGATCCAAACATAGCCATTCTGGACAATACCTTGTGCCCTAGTCTCTGGACATCTGACTGTTCTCCCCAGAGAGGCTTGACGAAGGCCAGCGTCTCTGAGTGAGCTCCTCTTTGACCATGTGGATGTACAGGGACCAGGCCAACCGAGTGAGCACAGCTGGCTGAGGGAATGcagctgggggagggggtcagTACCATGACCTATCACAGGCAAGGGGGAGGGGGCCCTCCTGGCTCCTCTCTTGTGGTGCTCCCCAGGGCCACCTTCCTCCTATGGCTCTCCAGGGTAGCGGAGACCAGGGCTGAGTGCCCACATCTACTCTGCTATTTCTGAGGCCCGGAGGATGGGGCACAGCCCCAGAGCCTTCCCCAACGGACAGACCTCATCATGTGTGAATGGGAAAGGGGGACGGCAGTTCAGATGCCAGGATTTTGCCTTTTTGATCCTGTGTGTTTTGTCTAAGATGTTTGCACAGCTTCTCTGCATCTGTTAGATCCATGCTGGGCTGGGCCACATCTCTGGACTGGGCTTCCTGGCTGGACCCCGTGCTGGGCTGGGCCATATCCCTGGGCTAGACCCTGTGTTGGGTTGGACTCCATTGTAGGCTGGGCCACATCCCCAGGCTGGACTGCCGGGTGCTCTCCCTCCTTCTGGCCCATGCAAAGGAAGGGCCCTTGGAGGCTCACATGTCTTCTCTTGCCTGTTCGCAGATGAGTGGACCCTGATCTTCGGAGACCCCACTAAGTTTGGCCTCGGCGTGTTCTCCATCCTCTTTGACATAGTTTTCATCATCCAGCACTACTGCTTATATAGAGAGCCAGGGTACGAGCAGCTCACCTAGCTCTCGCGGACAGTCCCACCAATCCTGTAGGCCACACGGGTGGCTCTGGCATCTGGACAGTGGGAGCCTCAGCATCCGAGCCCACAGCCTTGACGATGGCGAGCCTGCCTCTGCCCGCCAGACGTCCTGCAGTGCTCGCTCACCTGCTCGATAGCTGGCTCGCCCTCTGGGATCTTAAGCCAATTGTCTGCTGCAATTAAAGCCTGCTGCTCCTGGCTCAGGGGTGATGGGAGCGGCATCCGGCTCCTAGAGTCGGCCCAACCTCGCCCCATGGCCGCCCCTGCATCCCCTGTGCTCAGGAAGGCCtttcttttgctttgtgtttTCAAGGCTCTCGCACCCCTTCACGGGTTCTGAGGTGCATCCATAGTGGCGTCGTgccagaggagggaggagggagcagggagCATAGCCTCCTGGCGCCTGCTGTCTGTTGCTGCTCTGTCCAGGCATCCTACCTGGTGGTGTCTGCCAGGAACTCTGCTGTGGGGCCAGGCCAGGCTGGGAAAGCTCCTAAGCCTGCCCCAGCAGCCAGGCTGTTTGTTACACAGTATtgtgcttttttggggggggtgcgGGGGAGGCTTTATCAAACTTCACTCAGCTGCCTCCCCTCCATGAGAAGTTCTGACCCTGCCTTTGGAGAACCCCCCCACAACCACACTCCCCAAAGCAGTTttacacgcacacgcacgcacgcacgcacgctccccctccatccttccttctccagGTGGGGGGGGCTCCCAGGTCAACCCTCAGCTATCAGCAGGATTCTACAGTTCTGCCCCCACCTCCAAGAACTCTGGGTGGTCTTCAGCCTGGCCTCCCCATCCCTACCACCCCCCCAGGTTCCTGCTTCTTCTGCTCCAGGCAGCTTTGCAATGATGGTGGTGGCTTGCCAAcgtgatttttttctacttcttctgttatatttttaaaagatcattgtAAGTAATCTGCGGTTTTAAATGAAAACTAAGTTAATTTTCCATACTATTGGTCAATGAGCTCATGTCAGATTAACCCTTGTTACCAGAAGCTGGATGCCTTTAACAGGTGAAGGAAGTCCCCAAGGCCCAGGCACCCCTGCAGAGATGGCCACACATTCTTAACAAACTCTGCCCATCAGCATTGGGCTCTCAAGTGATCCACGGCCACCCCTCTTGGCATGAAGGTTTTTGGTGATTTCTGATTTGAAGATTCTGATTTCACCCACACACAGGGCCAGAAGGGCAGAAACCCAGGCCCCAGGAAGGAGGTTCTGACCATTTTTCTCCCAGACCCACCAGAAAGGCTGCCAGGGCAGCCAAGGTGAATGCCCCctgccccactccacccccagctAAGGTATCCCATAACCCCAAACCCTGAGGGCAGATCAGAAATGTTTCTCCCCCTTCAGTAAGGACAAACACATGAATTCCAGCTTTGTTTATTGAGTACAAGAAGCTACTGAGACAGGAGACAGTAAGAAAAATAAGGCCTGGGGGCTCATAAGAGATTTTTTCCTACCAGGTTAGCATCTGCAAAACTTGATATAAATTGCTACAtagaaaatttgaaggaaaaatagaaaaaagccCCATCCTCCCAGGAGTGGGGGGCAGAGCAAGGACAGGGGCACTGCCTGGACCTCCTGAAATCTCTCAGGGGTCAAAGGCTAGAGGTGGAGAGGGGGCAGGAGCTGCCCCCTCTCCACAGTCTGGGGGCCCACACTGGAATGAAAGCCTTGGGAAGAGTCCCGCTGCATCCTTTGGTGGGGGAGCCCAGCTCAGGGAGAGGCCCTGCAGGGCAAAGTGCCAAGGGCAACCCCAGGGTCTCGGGTGGCTGAGGAAGGTGGGGGAAGCCTCATCGACAGAGCGGAGCCACAGCAGGGCCCACATCAGACCCTGTGTACCCACTTCAGCTGCCCAAGGTGAAGAGGGATGAGCCCCCAGGCCCTATACCCTAAATCACCCCAACTCTCTCCTTTGGCTAACTGCATTGATGGCAGGACTCCCCAAAATACAGGTGGCTCTGGGGCTCAGAGCTCCAGCCTCTGTCCGTGTCTCCCCAGTGGGGGTCAGGAGACTTGTCCTCACCCCTCCCAGGGCAGGGGAGTCCCTACGCCAGCATGGATTGCTGCACTGCCTTCTGCAGACCCTGCCGAGTCACCAGCAGCCGCACCACCTCCTCGTTTCTCTTGGTGAGTCTCTTCCTGGCTTGGTCATGGGTCACCATGGTCATGTCCCAACCATTCACCTGTGAACACAGACTCGTTTCAGTCCTTGTCAGGGCCCAGGCTGCTCACTTGGCTGGCCCAGCCCACAGTGTCCAAGGcatcccccactcccaccacCACAGCCCTCACAAACAGCAGACAGGGGTCTAATGCAGTCCCCACCTCCACTGCCAAGGGCAGCCCCCTGTGGCCTGAGAAGGACCTCCCTCAGAGAGGCTCCTGGGAAACAGGGATAGCCAGCCTGCTCAGCTCAGGCCCACCCCAGACCCAAGAGGAAAAGTTCAGAAAGAGGGTGCCACCTACTGGGGAACAAGTGGCTTTGGGTTTACTTCGGCTCAGTCTCTTCCCTGGAGGCCCGGGGTGTCCCAGGCCCGAGTCCAGTCTGCCCACCCAGCACTGAGGGCCACACAGCTTCAGAGGAAACAGGGTCAGAACCATTTGGAAAGGAAAATACAAGCCTGCCTTTTCACCAAGAGGTGGGGCAgaagatgggggcagggccagcAAGGACATGCCTAACAGTTTTAAGTGAGTGGAGTGATCAGTGAGGCGGGCCTCAAGTGGTGCAGAGGCTGGAGGAGCCTAGCCAAGGAGACCACTTGGGGCCCTGGGTAGGGCTGTGCTCAGAGCCCGGCTGCAGAGATGGGTGGGGGCAAAGGGGGTTGGCCTAGGGAGGGGTCTGAGGGGCAGCCAGGCCGTCCTGGGAGGAGAGAGTCAGGGAATTATCAGAGGATGCCTGCTGGCCCCTGAGGACAGGGCTGGGCACAATGGCAGTGTGCCTAGGGTCaaaaagacccgagttcaaatccagcttcagatattacctagctgtgtgtccctgggcaagtcacttcagcactgcctgcctcagtttcctcaactgtaaagcgAGTAGAACAGCAAGACCCTTGGAATCCAAGCTGAGATCAGCCCAATGTTAGGAGGGTTAGGTCTGGCGTGAGCGCATGGTGGCCACTCTTGGCCAGGGGTCCAGTGATGATGAGTAACCCTCCaactcccttcccccacaccctCCTCACCTGCATTATCTTGTCTCCAATCTGCAGGCCAGCCACCTCTGCAGGGCCCCCTTCTGACACCCTGGTGACGTAAATGCCCTGTGAGGGGGACAGCATCACTGCAGGACCATCCAGagaccccttcccccaccccaagccaGGGAGCCCAAATGGATTTAAGGCCTGAGCTGACAGAGACTTGCTGGGCAGATGGATGTTCCAGGGTCCCCCTTGTTCCCAAGACTCCCTGGCAGTGGCTGCCCTCACCTTGTCTGTCTTATCTTCAGAGAAGGGGTTCTGAGCAGGGTCCTGGTCGATGCCCCCTCCGATACTGAATCCAAGAATCAGATTCTCACCTTGGCGCAACTTATGAATTTCAACTCTTTGCtagtcagagaaaagaaaaaagttagcCCCAAAAGTCATCTTGGTGGAGATGTGGGCTGCCCAAGCCACTTGGGCACAGAGCAGACCTTCCGCATGTCCAAGGGAGAAAACAAGCTCAAAGTCTTCAAGGGTTTGGCTTCTGAGCTTCCAAGTCCTACCCCCACCCTCCAGGTCACTGCTGCCCCACCCAGGGAAGGTGGACCAATctgagctgggggggggggggtgaggagagGCACACCCCCATCTGCTCCTCATTCTGCCCTCTCTCTCTAAACTGCCCAGTCTGTTTCTCCACTCTCCttggcatttctttctcctgtcttctGAATACCCTTTCCCAGCTTTTCTGTGTCCCTGTTACTTCACCCCCCCACTCCCTCTCCAAACAAAAGCTCTCCCCTTGAACAGAGTGTGGTCACTCTGAAAACCCACCTCTCACCACACCTTGGCTTGCTCTCCACTCATGAGAATCAATGCAGAGCCAGAAAGTCCCTGTTTCCCagactcccccaccccccaaaaatgttCTGGGGCTGTTGAGTTCTTTCAGGacctggagggaggggagagaaaggaaggaaggaagagaggaaggagagagagggaaagaaaggagaaaaaaagtgaagggagggaaggggtgggagggagagggagaagggaaggtaaaggaggggaggagggagggaataaagCCTTCTTAAGCCCTGGCTGTTCCAGGTGCCAGGCTAAGCACTTTCCATCTATTGCGTCCTTTGTTTCTGACAAGCACCCTGGGAGGTAGCAAGGtgcttttacagaagaggaaactgaggcagacaagaggCAGCCCTTTCCCCCCCATGCTGGTCACACCAGACAATGAGGTCTTCCCAACGTTGGGGATGCCAAGGGCTGCTCTCTAGCTCTAAGCCCGCATCCTGGCTGCCTTTCCCCGTTAAAGACTCAGAGGGCTTTGGGATGTCCCACAGAGAAATCATTTCCCCCCGTATTTCTGGGAAAGAAGGGTCTTGGCCATGTCAAATATTAGCTTTAGAGACAGGAGAGGGCTAGAATGCAAGGCCATCCCAGTCATGGCCTCTGCCCCATCCAGTGGTGAGAGTTCCAGCTCTGGCCCCAAGGGCCCTGGGCTGGCTCCAGGCCTGGGCCTTGGGAGTTGGTGTCTCTGCGACAAGGTAAGGAAGGTGATTGTGCCTCACTAGGACTCTGGAGCAATCATCCCTGTTGTCCATCCTCGAGGGGATGGAGCCCCTGCCAGGGTGAGCTGGCTGGCCCTCGGGGCAGGGGCCTGAGGCCACAGGGCTCTGCCCAATCCCC
This genomic interval carries:
- the CTNS gene encoding cystinosin isoform X1: MAPPRLIARHRRRRSLTGEGLRRRSLAEERRRRRRPPQGAGGGGNGRGQTGLFSFHWPAGRGAGPLRHTRAAPSSRWAAEVDLLALVTGWWFLSFAQLPGQKMPGWSRPWSWWWLLLVSELWGACGSTVSLAAPRMVSLQKGDSRNVTVTLGAPLDVASVVTLDILYVSKNKTILEFPPEVEVPSGHKVCFFSVTGLDVGQVTLLLRIDRSNQTRTLVHFLVFRSRVLDWLSRIIGWIYFVAWSISFYPQVFENWRRKSVVGLSFDFIALNLTGFIAYSVFNVGLFWVPYIKEQFLHEHPTGVNPVDSNDVFFSLHAVVLTLVVIGQCCLYERGSQKVSWASMGFLLLSWFFAIAMMFVALGGAISWLQFLFCFSYIKLAVTLIKYFPQACLNFRRKSTEGWSIGNVLLDFTGGFFSLLQMFVQSYNNDEWTLIFGDPTKFGLGVFSILFDIVFIIQHYCLYREPGLSHPFTGSEVHP
- the CTNS gene encoding cystinosin isoform X3; translation: MAPPRLIARHRRRRSLTGEGLRRRSLAEERRRRRRPPQGAGGGGNGRGQTGLFSFHWPAGRGAGPLRHTRAAPSSRWAAEVDLLALVTGWWFLSFAQLPGSTVSLAAPRMVSLQKGDSRNVTVTLGAPLDVASVVTLDILYVSKNKTILEFPPEVEVPSGHKVCFFSVTGLDVGQVTLLLRIDRSNQTRTLVHFLVFRSRVLDWLSRIIGWIYFVAWSISFYPQVFENWRRKSVVGLSFDFIALNLTGFIAYSVFNVGLFWVPYIKEQFLHEHPTGVNPVDSNDVFFSLHAVVLTLVVIGQCCLYERGSQKVSWASMGFLLLSWFFAIAMMFVALGGAISWLQFLFCFSYIKLAVTLIKYFPQACLNFRRKSTEGWSIGNVLLDFTGGFFSLLQMFVQSYNNDEWTLIFGDPTKFGLGVFSILFDIVFIIQHYCLYREPGLSHPFTGSEVHP
- the CTNS gene encoding cystinosin isoform X2; its protein translation is MAPPRLIARHRRRRSLTGEGLRRRSLAEERRRRRRPPQGAGGGGNGRGQTGLFSFHWPAGRGAGPLRHTRAAPSSRWAAEVDLLALVTGWWFLSFAQLPGQKMPGWSRPWSWWWLLLVSELWGACGSTVSLAAPRMVSLQKGDSRNVTVTLGAPLDVASVVTLDILYVSKNKTILEFPPEVEVPSGHKVCFFSVTGLDVGQVTLLLRIDRSNQTRTLVHFLVFRSRVLDWLSRIIGWIYFVAWSISFYPQVFENWRRKSVVGLSFDFIALNLTGFIAYSVFNVGLFWVPYIKEQFLHEHPTGVNPVDSNDVFFSLHAVVLTLVVIGQCCLYERGSQKVSWASMGFLLLSWFFAIAMMFVALGGAISWLQFLFCFSYIKLAVTLIKYFPQACLNFRRKSTEGWSIGNVLLDFTGGFFSLLQMFVQSYNNDEWTLIFGDPTKFGLGVFSILFDIVFIIQHYCLYREPGYEQLT
- the TAX1BP3 gene encoding tax1-binding protein 3, encoding MLRDALPGAEPGKGRSRGKGGSLRDRLRCSCMIHEGRSLQSPFVLRVGPGGAGATAKMSYVPGQPVTAVVQRVEIHKLRQGENLILGFSIGGGIDQDPAQNPFSEDKTDKGIYVTRVSEGGPAEVAGLQIGDKIMQVNGWDMTMVTHDQARKRLTKRNEEVVRLLVTRQGLQKAVQQSMLA